Proteins from one Spirochaetota bacterium genomic window:
- a CDS encoding CoA transferase, with translation MAITRGPLTGIRVLDLTENHSGPFGSMLLGDLGAEIIKIESPLGDCSRQGEPSVSLDNHFFLALNRNKGSIILDIESKLGKRTFHDLVEVSDVIISNSEPALNRNRGLDFDTLERINPKIITCNISGYGESGPYAEYPPFDIIACGHSGLLSLSGEPGRAPLIPGGISLGEMMGGIFAVMHILSALMNRDKDGMGLKAEVNLFDSLLFMQKAIFQHYFSSGMAPTLQGGRHMMLATYGVFETKDGYLTLGPSDESKIIEVAGLGWMFEDPKLDSMFNRVINREEFNKHFEEALRSKTTEEWVRILRDENDLASGPVLNYGQVINDPQVQHNNMIWDMQLESGEKYKTIGSIFKMPNEIEGRPTPPSDLGRYTEEVLRDKLGYSDEQISEIRQENEAARKRLVNQ, from the coding sequence ATGGCGATAACAAGAGGTCCATTAACTGGTATTAGAGTTTTAGATTTAACTGAGAATCATTCAGGTCCATTCGGATCTATGCTTTTGGGAGATCTTGGGGCTGAGATAATAAAAATTGAATCACCCTTAGGTGATTGTTCTAGGCAGGGTGAACCAAGTGTTAGTCTGGATAATCATTTTTTTTTAGCGCTGAATCGTAATAAGGGGAGTATTATCCTAGATATTGAGAGTAAACTAGGGAAAAGGACTTTTCACGATTTAGTTGAGGTGTCTGATGTAATCATTTCAAATTCAGAACCCGCCTTAAACAGGAATAGGGGTTTGGATTTTGATACCCTTGAAAGAATTAATCCCAAAATAATTACCTGTAATATTTCAGGTTATGGGGAGTCTGGCCCCTATGCTGAATATCCACCCTTTGATATTATTGCATGCGGACATAGCGGATTGTTGAGCCTCTCTGGGGAACCAGGCAGGGCGCCCTTGATTCCAGGTGGTATTTCTCTTGGTGAAATGATGGGAGGCATCTTTGCAGTTATGCATATATTATCTGCGCTAATGAATAGAGATAAGGATGGGATGGGTCTAAAGGCAGAGGTAAATCTTTTTGATTCGCTCTTGTTTATGCAGAAGGCAATATTTCAACACTATTTCTCCTCTGGCATGGCTCCCACATTACAGGGGGGGAGGCATATGATGCTGGCAACTTATGGTGTGTTTGAGACAAAGGATGGATATTTAACATTGGGACCCAGTGATGAGAGCAAAATAATTGAGGTTGCTGGACTCGGTTGGATGTTTGAAGATCCTAAACTCGATAGCATGTTTAATAGGGTAATAAATCGCGAAGAATTCAATAAGCATTTTGAAGAAGCCCTGCGGAGTAAGACCACAGAAGAATGGGTAAGGATACTTCGTGATGAAAATGATCTCGCCTCTGGCCCTGTGCTGAATTATGGACAGGTCATTAATGATCCTCAAGTTCAGCATAATAATATGATATGGGATATGCAACTTGAAAGCGGAGAAAAATACAAAACCATAGGTTCAATATTTAAAATGCCCAATGAGATTGAGGGTAGACCCACTCCGCCCTCTGATCTTGGAAGGTATACAGAAGAGGTATTGAGAGATAAATTAGGTTATTCTGATGAACAGATTAGTGAGATAAGGCAGGAAAACGAGGCAGCAAGAAAAAGATTAGTGAATCAATGA